One window from the genome of Diceros bicornis minor isolate mBicDic1 chromosome 1, mDicBic1.mat.cur, whole genome shotgun sequence encodes:
- the MZB1 gene encoding marginal zone B- and B1-cell-specific protein — protein MRLSLPLLLLLLGAWAIPGGLGDRAPLTATAPQLDEEEKYSAHMPVHLRCDACRAVAYQMQQHLAKAEAKLHTQDSRGQQVLSESVYTDVLDGSCSQTWQDYGVREVNQVKRLTGPGLSNGPEPGISVMITGGPWPTRLSSTCLHYLGEFGEDQIYEAHQQGAGALEALLCGGPRGACSEEVPVTRAEL, from the exons ATGAGGCTGTCgctgccactgctactgctgctgctgggggcctgggctaTCCCAGGGGGCCTTGGGGACAGGGCCCCGCTCACGGCCACTGCCCCACAGCTCGATGAGGAGGAGAAGTACTCAGCTCACATGCCTGTTCACCTGCGCTGTGATGCCTGCAGGGCGGTGGCCTACCAG ATGCAGCAACATCTGGCAAAGGCAGAAGCCAAGCTTCACACCCAGGACTCCAGGGGGCAGCAGGTGCTGAGCGAGTCAGTATACACAGACGTCCTGGACGGGAGCTGCTCCCAGACCTGGCAGGA CTATGGGGTCCGAGAAGTGAACCAGGTGAAACGTCTTACGGGCCCGGGGCTAAGCAATGGGCCAGAGCCAGGCATCAGCGTGATGATCACGGGGGGCCCCTGGCCCACCAG GCTCTCCTCGACATGTTTGCACTACCTGGGGGAGTTTGGAGAAGACCAGATCTATGAAGCCCACCAACAAGGTGCAGGGGCTCTGGAGGCATTGCTGTGTGGAGGCCCCCGGGGAGCATGCTCAGAGGAGGTGCCAGTCACCAGGGCAGAGCTCTAG
- the PROB1 gene encoding proline-rich basic protein 1: MLTALALPALRGLLGRLPAASARRQDSSGSSGSYHTAPGSPEPPDVGPDAEGRANWPGVAPALGAGAQPRLSVSAQNSRQQLGPGSGFPRGPGSGPRPPQPQLRMLPSGEMEVIFGAGPLFSRSDAADSEVQQLTARAFRSLSPPGSTSLNPPAPQPQAPDGGSRWATYLELRPSPATPAQFECVEVALEEHAAPARPRTVPKRQIELRPRPRSPPREAGAPRPRLLLRTGSLDESLGRLQAAAGLVQTVLARKLSPTTPATSSATFRPTGRLEPATRETARSTRVVLEEARSRPPRVQCSSAPARAPRPWPSLRERAIRRDKPAPGTEPLGPVSSSIFLRSGEKTQEAHNQEPETQFPRETLDRTVLRAQSPPFESRTPWEAPSKTVRPRSPSLLWQAPNGTMRGPHCRSPQNLSPWNRAIQRANSPSFPEASSAWENQDPVLKETVSRRSPSPPTPSQWNQSVARARSPSPEAPSSWEVPHPAVEDTVEGSRSPSPRALSSWEAPDRPIGTWSPSPQETWDPTVQGSSVVSTQEALNGLAQEELAPPTPSAPGTPELTEAQSPSTREMPHLAILGSQVSPQVAAPELPLNRLVGTVDADARPEALGPGEAASGRPRVAIPRPRDVRKIVKTTYAPSFPADTPGSGPPAPPADPRGEEGGSSKMQELQALGSHAPAHYTSVFLKDFLPIVSHPYEPPEPSPDTVPRDASQPNGVLRRRAENSTAKPFARTEIRLPGALALGRRPEGTRGVLVRAPGGENREAEAQRLVPDGEGRTSPLGGARPSPQRSPIGPAGAPPPRPPRPSSPQAHPSPSPRIAPKRETPPSALEPATAVQAPFPREPQASASRTAPPQARAASAPPMDRYSEGPSQGARRLPGAAHPGKVLVDPESGRYYFVEAPRQPRLRLLFDPESGQYVEVLLPPSPQGPPRRVYTPLALGPGLYPPAYGPIPGLSLPPSPGPPAFSGPQLPWASEVGPLDGMYYLPVSGTPSPAPPLLLCAPLSSSGPAQPGKGSLFPG; the protein is encoded by the coding sequence ATGCTGACCGCGCTCGCCCTGCCAGCCCTGCGCGGGCTCCTAGGGCGGCTGCCCGCGGCCTCCGCGCGGCGCCAGGATTCCTCCGGTTCGTCAGGCTCCTACCACACGGCTCCGGGTTCTCCAGAGCCCCCGGACGTTGGGCCGGACGCGGAGGGCCGGGCGAATTGGCCCGGAGTGGCCCCTGCGCTGGGGGCGGGCGCGCAGCCTCGCCTGTCCGTCAGCGCCCAGAATAGCCGCCAGCAGCTCGGGCCCGGCTCGGGTTTCCCGCGAGGCCCGGGCTCGGGCCCGCggccaccccagccccagctgcgCATGCTGCCGTCGGGGGAGATGGAAGTCATCTTCGGCGCCGGGCCCCTCTTCAGCCGCTCCGACGCGGCGGATAGCGAGGTGCAACAGCTCACGGCGCGGGCCTTCCGCAGCCTCTCTCCTCCCGGGTCCACGTCTCTCAACCCCCCTGCACCTCAGCCCCAGGCCCCCGACGGTGGCTCCCGCTGGGCCACCTACCTGGAGCTGCGGCCGAGTCCTGCCACCCCAGCGCAGTTCGAGTGTGTGGAGGTGGCGCTGGAGGAGCATGCCGCTCCCGCCAGGCCCCGGACAGTGCCCAAGCGGCAGATCGAGCTGCGCCCGCGGCCCCGGAGTCCCCCGAGAGAGGCCGGCGCGCCACGCCCCCGACTGCTCCTGCGCACCGGCTCCCTGGACGAGTCTCTGGGCCGCCTACAGGCCGCCGCAGGCCTCGTGCAGACGGTGCTGGCCAGAAAACTGAGCCCCACGACCCCTGCCACGAGCAGTGCCACCTTCAGACCCACGGGACGGCTAGAGCCTGCGACCCGAGAAACGGCCCGCAGTACTCGAGTGGTCCTGGAGGAGGCCAGGTCTCGGCCACCTCGCGTGCAGTGTAGTTCAGCCCCCGCCAGGGCCCCACGGCCGTGGCCCAGCCTCCGCGAGCGTGCAATCCGGCGCGACAAGCCCGCGCCCGGGACCGAGCCGCTGGGTCCGGTTAGTTCCAGCATCTTCCTGCGGTCAGGGGAGAAGACCCAGGAGGCGCACAACCAAGAACCTGAGACTCAGTTCCCGCGAGAGACTCTGGATCGAACCGTCCTGAGGGCACAGAGTCCGCCTTTCGAGTCTAGGACCCCCTGGGAAGCTCCGAGTAAGACTGTGAGGCCGAGGAGCCCGTCCCTGCTGTGGCAGGCTCCAAATGGGACGATGCGGGGTCCTCACTGCCGGTCTCCCCAGAACCTGTCTCCGTGGAATCGGGCTATTCAGAGGGCGAATAGCCCGTCGTTCCCCGAGGCATCCTCCGCATGGGAAAATCAGGATCCTGTCCTCAAGGAAACTGTCAGCAGAAGGAGCCCTTCGCCTCCGACCCCGTCCCAGTGGAATCAGAGTGTTGCCAGGGCAAGAAGCCCATCTCCCGAAGCTCCTTCCTCGTGGGAGGTTCCGCATCCGGCAGTCGAGGATACGGTAGAGGGGAGTAGGAGCCCGTCCCCGCGGGCCTTGTCCTCATGGGAGGCCCCAGATCGTCCTATTGGGACGTGGAGCCCATCGCCCCAAGAGACTTGGGATCCCACAGTGCAGGGCTCATCGGTAGTATCTACGCAGGAAGCTCTGAACGGCTTAGCCCAAGAAGAACTGGCGCCGCCCACGCCTTCCGCACCCGGGACTCCAGAGCTAACAGAGGCGCAGAGTCCTTCCACGCGGGAGATGCCACATCTTGCCATCCTAGGCAGTCAGGTGTCGCCACAGGTGGCTGCACCCGAGCTACCCCTCAATCGTCTCGTGGGCACCGTGGATGCCGATGCGCGCCCGGAAGCCTTGGGCCCTGGAGAAGCGGCCTCGGGGCGGCCGCGCGTGGCCATTCCGAGGCCCCGCGACGTGCGCAAGATAGTGAAGACCACATACGCGCCAAGCTTTCCGGCAGACACCCCAGGCTCAGGGCCGCCTGCGCCTCCTGCGGACCCCCGCGGGGAGGAGGGCGGCTCATCCAAGATGCAAGAGCTCCAGGCGCTGGGGTCCCACGCCCCAGCTCACTACACTTCCGTTTTTCTCAAGGACTTTCTGCCGATCGTGTCGCACCCCTACGAGCCCCCAGAGCCGTCCCCCGACACTGTCCCCCGGGACGCTTCGCAACCCAACGGAGTCCTGCGGcggagagcagagaacagcacgGCGAAACCCTTCGCGCGCACAGAGATCCGCCTACCTGGTGCCTTGGCCTTGGGCCGCCGGCCGGAGGGAACCCGGGGAGTCCTGGTGCGCGCTCCTGGTGGAGAGAACCGGGAGGCTGAGGCCCAGCGCCTCGTCCCCGACGGCGAGGGTCGGACCAGCCCTCTAGGCGGCGCTCGCCCCTCACCCCAGCGGTCGCCCATAGGGCCGGCAGGGGCCCCACCTCCCCGACCACCCCGCCCTAGCTCCCCGCAGGCGCACCCTAGCCCGAGCCCTCGGATAGCACCCAAACGGGAGACACCCCCTTCGGCCCTCGAGCCCGCGACCGCGGTCCAGGCGCCCTTCCCGCGGGAGCCCCAGGCGTCGGCTAGCAGAACGGCCCCGCCCCAGGCCCGCGCTGCCTCGGCGCCTCCGATGGACCGGTACTCGGAAGGCCCCTCCCAGGGGGCGCGCAGGCTGCCCGGGGCCGCGCACCCGGGGAAGGTCTTGGTGGACCCCGAGAGCGGCCGCTACTACTTTGTGGAGGCGCCGCGGCAGCCTCGGCTGCGGCTTCTCTTTGACCCCGAGAGTGGGCAGTACGTGGAGGTGCTGCTGCCGCCCTCGCCCCAGGGGCCACCCCGCCGAGTCTACACCCCGCTGGCCCTGGGCCCCGGCCTCTACCCGCCTGCCTATGGGCCTATCCCTGGTCTCTCACTGCCGCCATCCCCGGGCCCACCGGCCTTCAGCGGCCCTCAGCTACCCTGGGCCTCTGAGGTGGGCCCCCTGGACGGGATGTACTACCTGCCAGTAAGTGGGACCCCTAGCCCCGCACCTCCTCTGCTCCTCTGTGCTCCGCTCTCCAGCTCCGGTCCCGCTCAGCCCGGTAAGGGCTCCTTGTTCCCGGGGTGA
- the SPATA24 gene encoding spermatogenesis-associated protein 24 isoform X1 has protein sequence MATPLGCSQGGSGSVCLAFDQLRDVIESQEELIHQLRNVMVLQDENFVSKEEFQAVEKKLVEEKAAHAKTKVLLAKEEEKLQFALGEVEVLSKQLEKEKLAFEKALSSVKSRALQESSKKDQLITKCNGITCLTSGSRSSRRTTWPRCWTRSIRKPQGRVRPGATSVPGKNKMVVAFLLSGCNADSAFSAVGVPILNLPIPVGHPNPGLTSGLALREGAGEEAEGTLLISSLPASWASVT, from the exons ATGGCGACGCCCCTGGGGTGTTCGCAGGGGGGGTCAGGATCGGTGTGTCTCGCCTTCGATCAACTGCGGGACGTGATTGAGTCTCAGGAGGAACTGATCCACCAGCTGAGGAACGTG ATGGTTCTCCAGGATGAAAATTTTGTCAGTAAAGAAGAGTTCCAGGCAGTGGAGAAGAAGCTGGTG GAAGAGAAAGCTGCCCATGCCAAGACCAAGGTCCTCCTGGCCAAGGAAGAGGAGAAGTTGCAGTTTGCCCTCGGAGAGGTAGAGGTGCTGTCTAAACAGCTGGAGAAAGAGAAGCTGGCCTTTGAAAAGGC GCTCTCCAGTGTCAAGAGCAGAGCCCTGCAGGAGTCCAGCAAGAAGGACCAGCTCATCACCAAATGCAATG GAATCACATGTCTGACTTCCGGATCCAGAAGCAGCAGGAGAACTACATGGCCCAGGTGCTGGACCAGAAGCATAAGAAAGCCTCAGGGACGCGTCAGGCCCGGAGCCACCAGCGTCCcagggaaaaataaaatggtCGTCGCCTTCCTGTTGTCTGGCTGTAATGCCGACTCTGCCTTCTCTGCTGTGGGGGTCCCCATCCTGAACCTTCCTATCCCTGTGGGTCACCCCAACCCAGGCCTCACCAGTGGCCTGGCCCtcagggaaggggcaggggaaGAGGCAGAAGGTACTCTCCTTATTTCTTCCCTGCCTGCCTCCTGGGCCTCGGTGACCTAA
- the SPATA24 gene encoding spermatogenesis-associated protein 24 isoform X2 → MATPLGCSQGGSGSVCLAFDQLRDVIESQEELIHQLRNVMVLQDENFVSKEEFQAVEKKLVEEKAAHAKTKVLLAKEEEKLQFALGEVEVLSKQLEKEKLAFEKALSSVKSRALQESSKKDQLITKCNEIESHIIKQEDILNGKENEIKELQQVISQQKQIFRNHMSDFRIQKQQENYMAQVLDQKHKKASGTRQARSHQRPREK, encoded by the exons ATGGCGACGCCCCTGGGGTGTTCGCAGGGGGGGTCAGGATCGGTGTGTCTCGCCTTCGATCAACTGCGGGACGTGATTGAGTCTCAGGAGGAACTGATCCACCAGCTGAGGAACGTG ATGGTTCTCCAGGATGAAAATTTTGTCAGTAAAGAAGAGTTCCAGGCAGTGGAGAAGAAGCTGGTG GAAGAGAAAGCTGCCCATGCCAAGACCAAGGTCCTCCTGGCCAAGGAAGAGGAGAAGTTGCAGTTTGCCCTCGGAGAGGTAGAGGTGCTGTCTAAACAGCTGGAGAAAGAGAAGCTGGCCTTTGAAAAGGC GCTCTCCAGTGTCAAGAGCAGAGCCCTGCAGGAGTCCAGCAAGAAGGACCAGCTCATCACCAAATGCAATG AAATTGAGTCTCACATTATAAAGCAAGAAGATATACTTAATGGCAAAGAGAATGAGATTAAGGAGTTGCAGCAAGTTATCAGCCAGCAGAAACAGATCTTCAG GAATCACATGTCTGACTTCCGGATCCAGAAGCAGCAGGAGAACTACATGGCCCAGGTGCTGGACCAGAAGCATAAGAAAGCCTCAGGGACGCGTCAGGCCCGGAGCCACCAGCGTCCcagggaaaaataa
- the DNAJC18 gene encoding dnaJ homolog subfamily C member 18 gives MAATLGSAERWTEAYIDAVRRNKYPEDRPPESHDPCGCCNCMKAQKEKKSENEWNQTRQGEGSTTYTEEQLLGVQRIKKCRNYYEILGVSQNASDEELKKAYRKLALKFHPDKNCAPGATDAFKAIGNAFAVLSNPDKRLRYDEYGDEQVIFTAPRARPYNYYRDLEADITPEELFNVFFGGHFPTGNIHMFSNVTDDTHYYRRRHRHERMQTQKEEEEDKPQTTYSAFIQLLPVLVIVIISVITQLLATNPPYSLFYKSTLGYTISRETQNMQVPYFVDKNFDKAYRGASLRDLEKTIEKDYIDYIQTSCWKEKQQKSELTNLAGLYRDERLKQKAESLKLENCEKLSKLIGLRRGG, from the exons ATGGCAGCGACTCTGGGCAGCGCAGAGCGCTGGACAGAAG CTTACATTGATGCAGTTAGAAGAAACAAATACCCAGAAGACAGACCTCCTGAAAGTCATGATCCCTGTGGTTGCTGTAACTGCATGAaggcacaaaaggaaaagaagtctGAGAATGAGTGGAATCAGACCCGGCAGGGTGAGGGGAGCACCACTTATACTGAAGAGCAGCTGCTTGGAGTACAAAG GATCAAGAAATGCAGAAATTACTATGAAATTCTGGGAGTTTCGCAAAATGCCAGTGATGAAGAGCTTAAGAAAGCTTACCGAAAACTTGCCCTGAAATTTCACCCTGACAAGAACTGTGCTCCTGGAGCAACAGATGCTTTCAAAG CAATAGGAAATGCCTTTGCAGTCCTGAGCAATCCTGACAAGAGACTCCGCTACGATGAATATGGAGATGAACAGGTGATTTTCACTGCCCCTCGAGCCAGACCTTATAATTATTACAGAGACTTGGAAGCTGACATCACTCCAGAAGAGCTATTCAACGTCTTCTTTGGAGGACATTTTCCTACAG gaAATATTCATATGTTTTCAAACGTGACAGATGACACCCACTATTATCGCCGGCGGCACCGACATGAGAGGATGCAGAcacaaaaggaagaggaggaagataaACCTCAG actaCATATTCTGCATTCATTCAGTTACTTCCAGTTCTGGTGATTGTGATTATATCTGTCATTACTCAGCTACTAGCTACTAATCCCCCATATAGTCTATTCTATAAATC GACCTTGGGCTACACCATTTCTAGAGAAACCCAGAACATGCAGGTGCCTTACTTTGTGGATAAAAACTTTGACAAGGCCTACAGGGGAGCATCTCTGCGTGACCTGGAGAAGACGATAGAGAAGGATTACATTGACTACATCCAGACAAGTTGTTGGAAGGAGAAACAACAAA AGTCGGAGTTGACAAATTTGGCAGGATTATACAGAGATGAACGATTGAAACAGAAAGCAGAGTCGCTGAAACTTGAAAACTGTGAAAAACTTTCCAAACTTATTGGCCTGCGCAGAGGTGGCTGA